The Prochlorococcus marinus CUG1416 genome has a segment encoding these proteins:
- a CDS encoding low molecular weight protein-tyrosine-phosphatase, whose protein sequence is MKKISVLFVCLGNICRSPAAEAIFISLLEKKGLTDGFIVDSAGTGSWHIGKKADSRMRIAAERRDINILSRARQITSKDFDEFNYILAMDNSNFRNIQDLKNRKVSTDFASIKKIQDFRSVFNEQEVPDPYFGGDEGFDYVLDILEDSVNGFLESIS, encoded by the coding sequence ATGAAAAAAATTTCTGTTCTTTTTGTATGTTTGGGAAATATTTGCAGGTCTCCTGCAGCAGAAGCTATCTTTATAAGTCTACTTGAAAAGAAGGGATTAACCGATGGCTTTATTGTAGATTCTGCTGGAACTGGGAGTTGGCATATTGGAAAAAAAGCTGACTCTAGGATGAGAATTGCGGCAGAAAGGAGAGATATAAATATCTTAAGCAGGGCTCGTCAAATTACTAGCAAAGATTTTGACGAATTTAACTATATTCTTGCGATGGACAACTCAAATTTTAGAAATATTCAAGATCTTAAAAATAGAAAAGTTTCAACTGATTTTGCATCAATTAAAAAAATACAAGATTTTAGATCAGTTTTTAATGAGCAAGAAGTTCCTGACCCATATTTTGGAGGTGATGAGGGCTTCGATTATGTGCTTGATATTTTAGAAGACTCTGTAAACGGTTTTTTGGAAAGTATTTCTTGA
- a CDS encoding NADP-dependent isocitrate dehydrogenase, which translates to MPKFEKLTLPNEGEIITFNQGNPKVPNNPIVPFIRGDGTGVDIWPATQIVLDSAIKKSYGDERKINWFKIYAGDEACELYGTYNYLPQDTIEAIRHFGIAIKGPLTTPIGGGIRSLNVALRQIFDLYSCVRPCKYYSGTPSPHKNPQNLDVIVYRENTEDIYMGIEWEAEDNNCLELINHLNNVVIPKSKNLKNRSIPNGSGLGIKPVSKSGSQRHIRKAIEHAKRLSGDKRHVTLVHKGNIMKYTEGAFRDWGYELAVNEFREDCITERESWILDNIQKNPEITIENNARKIEPGFDKLTNNKKAFICEEIKEVIASISNSHGDGKWRELILVDDRIADSIFQQIQTRPQEYSILATLNLNGDYVSDAAAAIVGGLGMAPGANIGDNAAIFEATHGTAPKHAGLNKINPGSVILSGVMMLEYFGWDEAANLITNGLSKAIEQKKVTYDLARLMEPKVEPLSCSSFAEEIISNF; encoded by the coding sequence ATGCCAAAATTTGAAAAATTAACTTTACCTAATGAAGGCGAGATAATAACTTTTAATCAAGGCAACCCTAAAGTTCCTAATAATCCAATTGTCCCATTTATTAGGGGTGATGGTACTGGAGTTGATATTTGGCCTGCTACTCAAATCGTTCTTGATTCAGCGATTAAAAAAAGCTATGGAGATGAAAGAAAAATTAATTGGTTTAAAATCTATGCAGGCGATGAAGCTTGTGAACTTTATGGAACATATAACTATCTCCCTCAAGATACTATTGAAGCAATCAGACACTTTGGTATAGCCATCAAAGGTCCTTTAACGACTCCCATCGGTGGAGGTATTAGATCTCTTAATGTTGCATTAAGGCAAATCTTTGATTTATATAGCTGTGTTAGACCATGCAAATATTATTCAGGCACTCCAAGCCCTCACAAAAATCCCCAAAATTTAGACGTTATTGTTTATAGAGAAAATACTGAGGATATCTACATGGGAATTGAATGGGAAGCGGAGGATAATAATTGTCTTGAATTAATTAATCACTTAAATAACGTTGTCATACCAAAAAGTAAAAATTTAAAAAATAGATCCATACCAAACGGATCAGGTCTTGGAATAAAACCGGTGAGTAAATCTGGCAGCCAAAGGCATATTAGAAAAGCTATTGAACATGCTAAAAGATTATCAGGAGATAAACGGCATGTGACTCTTGTACATAAAGGGAATATCATGAAATATACAGAAGGTGCATTTAGAGATTGGGGATATGAATTGGCAGTAAATGAATTTAGAGAAGATTGCATTACAGAAAGAGAAAGCTGGATTTTAGATAATATTCAGAAAAATCCAGAAATTACAATTGAAAATAATGCTCGAAAAATTGAACCAGGTTTTGACAAGCTTACGAATAACAAAAAAGCATTCATTTGCGAAGAAATTAAAGAAGTTATTGCATCAATATCAAATTCTCATGGAGATGGAAAATGGAGAGAACTTATTCTTGTTGATGATCGGATAGCTGATAGTATATTTCAACAAATTCAAACTAGACCTCAAGAATATTCAATTCTTGCAACATTAAACCTTAATGGAGACTATGTTTCCGATGCAGCTGCAGCAATTGTTGGAGGCCTAGGTATGGCTCCCGGTGCAAATATTGGAGATAATGCAGCAATTTTCGAAGCTACGCACGGTACCGCTCCAAAACATGCGGGCTTAAACAAGATTAATCCAGGCTCAGTAATTCTTAGTGGTGTAATGATGCTTGAATATTTTGGTTGGGATGAAGCAGCTAACTTAATTACTAATGGTTTAAGTAAGGCAATAGAGCAAAAAAAAGTCACCTATGATCTAGCACGCTTAATGGAACCAAAAGTAGAGCCCTTATCCTGCAGCAGTTTTGCTGAAGAAATTATCTCCAATTTCTAA
- a CDS encoding bifunctional pantoate--beta-alanine ligase/(d)CMP kinase, with protein sequence MKKVIIRKTEEIENWRRNINSEINFIPTMGNLHNGHIKLISTAKNDNSNVNLVSIFINPLQFDNKLDLENYPKTIDNDIKISFSNGADVIFIPSNEDIYPPNNKNIKFLKAPIELSSALCGLNRIGHFDGVCTVVYRLLNLIKPKNLYLGEKDWQQLLILKNLVLRKKLNVAIKSIPTQRDFDGIPLSSRNLHLSKNERKLISFFSSELLEAKRNFQQEKKINVNEIIKKLSAKKISIEYLEHLHPHTLQKARLEDNISLLAGAIRCGETRLIDHVFLMKRSPIIAIDGPAGSGKSTVTKLIAKKLKLLYLDTGAMYRALSWLMIKESIDYKKEKKLQNILQDISIVFKSNTNSYQDVYVNNYCVTEEIRSQKISSIVSKISSIKEVRQFLVEEQRKIGESGGLVAEGRDIGTTVFPHAELKIFLTASIDERAKRRQSDKNSKDSQEIDLNTLKELIKKRDFEDSNREISPLIKAKDAIEIITDGYSINEVVDKIIDLYNDKIPKETEIK encoded by the coding sequence GTGAAGAAAGTAATCATAAGGAAAACTGAAGAAATAGAAAATTGGAGGAGAAATATAAATAGTGAAATTAACTTCATTCCAACAATGGGTAATCTTCACAATGGACATATAAAACTAATCTCAACAGCAAAAAATGACAATTCTAATGTTAATTTAGTAAGTATTTTTATTAATCCACTTCAATTTGATAACAAGTTAGATTTAGAGAATTACCCTAAAACAATTGATAATGATATAAAAATCTCCTTTTCAAATGGCGCAGATGTCATCTTCATCCCAAGTAATGAAGATATATATCCACCGAATAATAAAAATATTAAATTCCTAAAAGCTCCAATAGAATTATCTTCTGCATTATGTGGATTAAATCGAATTGGACATTTTGATGGCGTTTGTACAGTAGTTTATAGATTACTTAATCTCATCAAGCCAAAAAATCTTTACTTAGGAGAAAAAGATTGGCAACAACTTTTAATTTTAAAAAATCTTGTCCTAAGAAAGAAATTAAATGTTGCTATTAAATCTATTCCTACACAAAGAGATTTTGATGGAATTCCTTTAAGTTCACGTAATTTACATTTATCAAAAAACGAAAGAAAATTGATTAGTTTTTTTTCAAGTGAGTTATTAGAAGCAAAAAGAAATTTTCAACAAGAAAAAAAGATCAATGTAAACGAAATAATTAAAAAGCTATCAGCAAAAAAAATTTCAATTGAATATTTAGAACATTTACACCCTCATACACTCCAAAAAGCAAGACTTGAGGATAATATTTCGTTACTGGCTGGTGCGATAAGATGTGGAGAGACAAGATTAATTGATCACGTTTTTCTAATGAAAAGAAGTCCGATTATTGCAATTGATGGTCCTGCAGGGTCAGGTAAAAGTACTGTAACAAAGTTAATAGCGAAGAAACTTAAACTTTTATATTTAGATACTGGAGCAATGTATAGGGCATTGAGTTGGCTTATGATAAAAGAAAGTATTGATTATAAAAAAGAAAAAAAATTACAGAATATTCTTCAAGATATATCTATTGTTTTCAAGTCGAATACAAATTCATATCAGGATGTTTATGTTAATAACTACTGTGTTACTGAAGAAATTAGGTCGCAAAAGATAAGTTCCATCGTTTCTAAAATTTCCTCAATAAAAGAAGTAAGACAATTCTTAGTAGAAGAACAAAGAAAAATTGGAGAATCAGGTGGACTTGTAGCTGAGGGAAGAGATATAGGAACTACTGTTTTTCCTCATGCAGAACTTAAAATATTTTTAACTGCTAGCATCGATGAAAGAGCAAAAAGAAGACAATCTGATAAGAATAGTAAAGACTCACAAGAAATAGACCTTAATACATTAAAAGAGCTTATAAAGAAAAGAGATTTTGAAGATTCCAATAGGGAAATTTCACCTCTAATAAAAGCGAAAGACGCAATAGAAATTATTACGGATGGATATTCAATTAATGAGGTAGTGGATAAAATTATTGATCTTTATAATGACAAAATTCCTAAAGAGACTGAGATCAAATAA
- a CDS encoding phycoerythrobilin:ferredoxin oxidoreductase — MLIQDTIFYRSDWRWHNFLKYLTNNLIRYNCLEKIIPSEYSYKDSTYGSKKSKKNVNLSTWGVTHKKRIQLARAVCINSPNYSVLNFLIIPNTIYNVPFFGVDFVSLPNSHLLVLDFQPSLKIHNQYNNELLEKLIKLKNHCHSSLPLAEKMSADVARFFSPGVIWSKLPKEERSDFLIANQLYTSFKEYLDLYLEILFASKEANMELQKELINGQNNYLKYRRDNDPARPMLSSLFGKEFTESLIKEVLFTT, encoded by the coding sequence ATGTTAATACAAGATACTATTTTTTACAGGTCAGATTGGAGATGGCATAATTTTCTAAAATATTTAACTAATAATTTAATTAGATATAACTGTTTAGAAAAAATAATACCCTCGGAATATTCTTATAAAGATTCAACTTATGGTTCAAAAAAATCAAAAAAAAATGTGAATCTCTCTACTTGGGGTGTAACTCATAAAAAAAGAATTCAATTAGCAAGAGCAGTTTGTATAAATAGTCCAAATTATTCTGTTTTAAATTTTTTAATTATTCCTAATACTATTTATAACGTCCCATTTTTTGGAGTAGATTTTGTTTCTCTACCTAATAGTCATTTATTAGTATTAGATTTTCAGCCTTCATTAAAAATACACAATCAATACAATAATGAGTTATTAGAAAAACTTATAAAACTTAAAAATCATTGTCATTCATCACTCCCATTAGCTGAAAAAATGTCTGCGGATGTAGCTAGATTTTTTTCTCCAGGAGTAATCTGGTCCAAATTACCTAAAGAAGAAAGAAGTGATTTTTTAATTGCTAATCAGCTTTATACCTCATTTAAGGAATATCTTGATTTGTATTTGGAAATTCTTTTCGCAAGCAAAGAAGCCAATATGGAACTGCAAAAAGAATTAATAAATGGTCAAAATAATTATTTGAAATATAGAAGAGATAACGATCCAGCAAGGCCAATGTTGTCGAGTTTGTTTGGTAAAGAATTTACTGAATCTTTAATTAAAGAAGTTTTATTTACTACTTAA
- a CDS encoding heme oxygenase (biliverdin-producing), translated as MAVALAGQLREGTKKSHTMAENTGFVACFLKGVVEKKSYRKLISDLYFVYEAMEEEIERLVNEEHPVIKPIGFKSLFRKETLVNDLKFYFGDNWMNEINISHSAKEYVERIREVAKKSPELLVGHHYTRYIGDLSGGQILKRIAKKALNLQGNDGLNFYEFELIADEKKFKEEYSLTLNQLPINQKTADQIIDEANQAFTYNMKMFKELEGNLIAVLGKIVFNYITKKVRKGSTET; from the coding sequence ATGGCAGTCGCTCTTGCAGGACAATTAAGAGAAGGGACAAAAAAATCCCACACTATGGCAGAAAATACTGGCTTTGTAGCTTGTTTTTTAAAAGGAGTTGTTGAAAAAAAATCTTATAGAAAATTAATTAGTGATTTATATTTTGTTTATGAAGCTATGGAAGAAGAAATTGAAAGACTGGTCAATGAGGAACATCCCGTCATAAAACCTATAGGTTTTAAATCATTATTCAGGAAAGAAACTCTTGTAAATGATCTTAAATTTTATTTTGGTGATAACTGGATGAATGAAATTAATATTTCTCACTCAGCAAAAGAATACGTTGAAAGAATCCGAGAGGTCGCAAAAAAATCACCAGAACTATTGGTTGGTCACCACTACACTCGCTATATAGGAGATTTATCTGGGGGACAAATTTTGAAAAGGATCGCTAAAAAAGCATTAAATTTGCAGGGAAATGATGGTTTAAATTTTTATGAGTTTGAATTAATTGCTGATGAAAAGAAATTCAAGGAAGAATATTCCCTTACTTTGAATCAACTTCCAATAAATCAAAAGACTGCTGATCAAATTATTGATGAAGCTAATCAAGCTTTTACTTACAATATGAAAATGTTTAAGGAGCTTGAAGGTAACTTGATTGCTGTTTTAGGCAAGATTGTATTTAATTACATTACAAAAAAAGTAAGGAAAGGAAGCACCGAGACTTAG
- a CDS encoding 15,16-dihydrobiliverdin:ferredoxin oxidoreductase, producing MFDSLVDFLKTNIDELNGHEVQISSEFKEHHNADSKYIIKNWLFSSPEYRKWRITRLDGGKKLQVFNTVAYPNFDSEMPILGADILWFGTSQKLLAVLDYQPLIQEGKYLEKYCSSLGSIKKKYSAFDNNKMKNIYDSKKYFSPWVIICRGNKLNLDRDLNNIFHSFVNNYLKIYKSNPVNQFLNAEEIKINQIKYDRYSFEKDPADKLFKSFFGEQWTKKFINKFLFTLNNEIIH from the coding sequence ATGTTTGATTCATTAGTTGATTTCCTTAAAACCAATATTGATGAATTAAATGGTCATGAAGTACAAATATCTAGCGAATTCAAAGAACATCACAATGCAGACTCAAAATATATTATTAAAAATTGGCTTTTTTCATCTCCCGAATATAGAAAGTGGCGAATAACAAGATTAGATGGTGGCAAAAAATTGCAAGTGTTTAATACTGTCGCATATCCAAATTTTGATAGTGAAATGCCTATTTTAGGAGCGGATATTTTATGGTTTGGAACTTCTCAAAAGTTATTAGCAGTACTTGATTATCAACCTTTAATTCAAGAAGGCAAGTATCTTGAAAAATATTGTTCAAGTTTAGGTAGTATTAAGAAAAAATATTCTGCATTTGATAATAATAAAATGAAGAATATATATGATTCAAAAAAGTATTTTTCCCCATGGGTGATTATATGTAGAGGAAATAAATTAAATCTTGATAGAGATTTAAATAATATATTCCATTCATTTGTAAATAATTATTTGAAAATTTATAAATCTAATCCTGTTAATCAATTTTTAAATGCAGAAGAAATAAAGATTAATCAAATTAAATATGATAGGTACAGTTTTGAAAAAGACCCTGCAGATAAATTGTTTAAATCTTTTTTTGGAGAACAATGGACAAAAAAATTTATCAATAAATTTCTTTTTACATTAAATAATGAGATTATTCATTGA
- a CDS encoding four-carbon acid sugar kinase family protein, translating into MKLVVIDDDPTGSQTVHDCLLLIKWDCSTLVKGFESKSNLFFILANTRSLSENDAKLTIEEICTNLKTVIASLAYKEEIIFISRGDSTLRGHNFLEPNVLNSCLGPCDATFHIPAFIEGKRLTINGSHFVDKTPISQTIFAKDKIFGYETSNVKNLLFQQSKSQINFEDIQNLLLSDIEMLNDEENNIVFKTLKNLKNNKHVIVDVENYSQLKKFSLVIKKLIKQKKFLFRTAASFISSISEKESVSKSEMFFSNLRIRNKEKSFLPGLIIVGSYVELSTIQLNNLLEISNCNPVELDVFEFFKITSSDNNQKRRNLFKNKFLKEIRFSFEKGKTPVLFTSRKFMSLDSSKLFNFYNLLACFIAELVADLKYEIGYLISKGGITTNLILSNGLNADYVYLEGQILTGISVVTYNLKNEKLPIVTHPGNIGTKDSLVNIWKVFENKNNF; encoded by the coding sequence ATGAAATTAGTCGTTATAGATGATGACCCCACAGGCTCTCAAACTGTTCACGATTGCTTATTACTTATTAAGTGGGACTGCTCAACTTTAGTCAAAGGTTTTGAATCTAAATCTAATTTATTTTTTATTTTGGCTAATACAAGGTCACTATCGGAAAATGATGCGAAATTAACAATAGAGGAAATTTGCACAAATCTTAAGACCGTTATAGCTTCTCTAGCTTATAAAGAAGAAATTATTTTTATAAGTAGAGGAGACTCTACTCTTAGGGGACATAACTTTTTAGAGCCAAATGTCCTAAATAGTTGCTTAGGTCCTTGTGATGCTACTTTTCATATTCCAGCTTTCATAGAGGGTAAAAGATTAACAATTAATGGATCACATTTTGTTGACAAAACACCTATTAGTCAAACAATTTTTGCAAAAGATAAAATTTTTGGATATGAGACAAGTAATGTCAAGAATCTTTTATTTCAGCAGAGTAAATCGCAAATAAATTTTGAAGATATTCAAAATCTTTTATTGTCAGATATCGAAATGCTAAATGATGAAGAGAATAATATTGTTTTCAAAACACTAAAGAACTTAAAGAATAATAAACATGTAATTGTAGATGTAGAAAATTATTCTCAACTAAAAAAATTTTCTTTAGTAATTAAAAAATTAATTAAACAAAAAAAATTCCTTTTTCGAACTGCAGCAAGTTTTATAAGTTCAATTTCTGAGAAAGAAAGTGTCTCTAAGAGTGAAATGTTTTTCTCTAATTTAAGAATAAGAAATAAAGAAAAGAGTTTTCTTCCAGGACTGATAATTGTTGGATCTTATGTAGAACTTTCAACAATTCAATTGAATAATTTATTAGAGATAAGTAATTGCAATCCAGTTGAATTAGATGTTTTTGAATTCTTTAAAATTACTTCATCAGATAATAATCAGAAGCGAAGGAATTTGTTTAAAAATAAATTTTTGAAAGAAATTAGATTTTCTTTTGAGAAAGGAAAAACTCCTGTTTTGTTTACTTCAAGAAAATTTATGTCCTTAGATTCTTCTAAACTATTTAATTTTTATAATTTACTTGCTTGTTTTATTGCTGAATTAGTCGCAGATTTGAAGTATGAAATAGGATATTTGATTTCAAAAGGTGGAATAACAACAAATTTGATTCTTAGTAATGGACTTAATGCAGATTATGTTTATCTTGAGGGACAGATTTTAACAGGCATTTCAGTGGTGACTTATAACCTAAAAAATGAAAAACTTCCTATTGTTACTCATCCTGGAAACATTGGCACTAAAGATTCACTGGTTAATATTTGGAAAGTTTTTGAAAATAAAAATAATTTTTAA